One region of Sphingomonas abietis genomic DNA includes:
- a CDS encoding FAD-dependent oxidoreductase, with protein sequence MIERTAHYGTEEKLAAGTTLFARGERDADFFLIITGEVGIFFAGNAEDEERLLTVHRHGQFSGELDHVSARALLVSARALTAARVIRVPAKSFRRLLSGEPDIAEIIMRAFILRRMGFLHHGEAGITLIGPAANADTLRLERFATRNGYPLKLIDTVADPLAIDLLQELGLELADLPAVITPDRSILRNPSTVEFADRLGLTDRFADDDVWDVAVVGAGPAGLAAATYAASEGLKTVVIEALAPGGQAGTSSRIENYLGFPTGISGQALAGRAQVQAQKFGARIAVSRMVSSLDCSKHPFVLELEDGQKVRSSSVVVATGARYRRLDVPGYETYEGAGIQYAATAMEAKLCEGRNVVVVGGGNSAGQAAVFLSRHVGHVHILVRKDGLAATMSDYLVQRIDLSPRITLHTYSEVSAVAGDAGLQEVEWRNIRTGETTRIPCGALFVMIGAEPNTDWLRDCLALDDNGFVLTGRDAEGQPLGSPYETATAGIYAVGDVRAGSVKRVASGVGEGSVVIQAIHGYLERIG encoded by the coding sequence ATGATCGAGCGCACCGCACATTATGGCACGGAAGAGAAGCTCGCCGCCGGCACGACCCTGTTCGCGCGCGGCGAACGCGACGCGGATTTCTTCCTGATCATCACAGGTGAGGTCGGTATCTTCTTTGCCGGAAATGCCGAGGACGAAGAGCGGCTTCTGACCGTCCACCGACATGGCCAGTTCAGCGGCGAACTCGACCATGTAAGTGCGCGGGCGCTGCTCGTTTCTGCCCGCGCGCTGACCGCCGCACGGGTGATCCGCGTGCCCGCGAAGAGCTTCCGGCGGCTGCTTTCGGGCGAGCCCGATATCGCCGAGATCATCATGCGCGCCTTCATCCTGCGCCGCATGGGCTTCCTCCATCACGGCGAAGCCGGCATCACGCTGATCGGCCCGGCGGCGAACGCTGACACATTGCGTCTCGAGCGCTTCGCGACGCGCAACGGGTACCCGCTGAAGCTCATCGACACGGTCGCCGACCCGCTCGCGATTGACCTCCTACAGGAGCTGGGGCTTGAGCTGGCGGATCTGCCGGCCGTCATCACGCCCGACCGGAGCATTCTGCGCAATCCATCGACCGTGGAGTTCGCCGATCGCCTGGGGCTCACGGACCGCTTTGCCGATGACGATGTCTGGGATGTGGCGGTCGTCGGAGCTGGACCGGCCGGGCTCGCGGCCGCCACCTATGCGGCATCCGAGGGTCTGAAGACTGTCGTGATCGAGGCGCTGGCGCCGGGTGGACAGGCCGGGACGAGCAGCCGCATCGAGAATTATCTCGGCTTCCCGACGGGGATTTCCGGCCAGGCGCTAGCCGGACGTGCGCAGGTCCAGGCGCAGAAGTTCGGCGCCAGGATCGCGGTATCGCGGATGGTGAGTTCGCTCGACTGTTCGAAGCACCCGTTCGTGCTCGAACTTGAGGACGGTCAGAAGGTGCGGTCGTCCTCCGTCGTTGTCGCCACCGGTGCGCGGTACCGGCGGCTCGATGTCCCTGGTTACGAGACTTATGAGGGCGCCGGCATCCAATATGCCGCGACTGCGATGGAGGCGAAGCTGTGCGAAGGCCGCAATGTGGTCGTCGTTGGTGGCGGAAATTCCGCGGGACAGGCGGCAGTCTTCCTGTCGCGGCATGTCGGGCACGTCCACATCCTTGTTCGCAAGGACGGGCTCGCCGCGACCATGTCCGACTATCTGGTTCAGCGGATCGATCTCTCGCCCCGGATCACGCTTCATACCTACAGCGAGGTTTCGGCAGTTGCGGGCGACGCCGGTCTGCAAGAGGTTGAGTGGCGCAATATCCGCACCGGCGAGACGACCCGCATTCCGTGCGGAGCGCTCTTCGTGATGATCGGGGCCGAGCCCAACACGGACTGGCTCCGCGACTGCTTGGCGCTCGACGACAATGGCTTCGTCCTCACTGGGCGTGACGCAGAGGGACAGCCGCTGGGATCGCCGTACGAGACGGCGACGGCGGGCATCTACGCGGTGGGCGACGTCCGAGCAGGGTCGGTCAAACGGGTCGCATCCGGGGTTGGGGAGGGCTCCGTCGTAATCCAGGCGATCCACGGGTATCTCGAGCGGATCGGTTAG
- a CDS encoding alpha/beta fold hydrolase has protein sequence MIRLENHTIRANGIRQNFIDAGEGAPVVLLHGFPETNFAWRHQIPVLGELYRLIVPDLRGYGETEKPASGYDKRNMARDLAALLDKLGINKIALVGHDRGARVATRFAKDYPDRVDRLVVMDNVPTRIVARDLDARIAKAYWFFLFHLIPDLPETLISGKEEQWLRWFFSDWAYDPAAISGEAFDTYVRAYRAPGAVRGAMADYRANAEDVAQDLEDADVKIACPTLALWGANFGAVGEMFDMPKVWSEMAENLRAVPIDRCGHLPHEERPEAVNALLLEFLQGWTGRAG, from the coding sequence ATGATCCGCCTGGAGAACCATACCATCCGCGCCAACGGCATCCGTCAGAATTTCATCGACGCCGGCGAGGGCGCCCCGGTCGTGCTGCTGCACGGCTTTCCCGAGACGAACTTCGCGTGGCGCCACCAGATCCCGGTGCTGGGCGAACTCTACCGGCTGATCGTCCCCGATCTGCGAGGTTATGGCGAAACCGAAAAGCCAGCGTCGGGCTACGACAAGCGGAACATGGCGCGCGATCTCGCAGCCCTGCTCGACAAGCTCGGGATCAACAAGATCGCGCTGGTCGGACACGACCGGGGCGCGCGCGTCGCGACCCGCTTTGCCAAGGACTATCCCGATCGGGTCGACCGGCTGGTGGTGATGGACAATGTTCCGACCCGGATCGTCGCCCGCGACCTCGATGCGCGCATCGCCAAAGCCTATTGGTTCTTCCTCTTCCATCTGATCCCCGACCTCCCCGAGACGCTGATCTCCGGCAAGGAGGAGCAGTGGTTGCGCTGGTTCTTCTCCGACTGGGCGTACGACCCGGCCGCGATCAGCGGCGAGGCGTTCGACACCTATGTCCGCGCCTATCGTGCACCGGGAGCCGTGCGCGGCGCGATGGCCGACTACCGCGCCAATGCCGAGGACGTGGCCCAGGACCTTGAGGACGCCGACGTCAAGATCGCGTGCCCGACGCTCGCGCTGTGGGGCGCGAACTTTGGTGCGGTCGGCGAGATGTTCGACATGCCCAAGGTCTGGAGCGAGATGGCCGAGAATTTGCGCGCCGTGCCGATCGATCGCTGTGGTCACCTACCGCACGAGGAACGGCCCGAGGCAGTCAATGCGCTCCTCCTCGAATTCCTCCAGGGATGGACCGGGAGGGCGGGTTGA